One window from the genome of Micromonospora aurantiaca ATCC 27029 encodes:
- a CDS encoding NlpC/P60 family protein yields the protein MAHSTKARRRRGRQPVISPILRPALWSALLGAVAAAALATPAWADPLPDVVPDTGSRPQVTGPLQLPGSSGTVRGVPGTVPGVPGAVPGLPGTVPGLPGVTTPGGTAGLPGTTGVTNPADGPLIAQINQLDARVTLLGEELLRIKAERDAAQTELTQSAARLKEAQDALTRAQDNAKSAAADAVKADAALPPGEFGASLRDFANLQRITRGDKAEGATTSVTGELLRATSAEEAARKAHESAQRRATEQTTAFTRAEADLRKQETALVALRKENAAKLLEIERLADAAEQRLGTSYVVDQSIDGLVADPRALAAVRYALAQLGDPYLWAAEGPDRFDCSGLMLASYQAAGYRGLPRVAKDQYFATRSRTVSPNALLPGDLLFFASSSSWTSVHHVAMYIGNGKMVEAPRTGDVVKISVVRWSRLYAATRVIGAVPAPATPVPPPTVPATPKPSTTPEPTPTTPKPSTTPKPTPTTPKPTTPTPKPTTSSPAPSTPPPSPTDSPDPTPSQSASAEPETSSAAPSSSSAAPSSSTSGSGSASPSSSTD from the coding sequence ATGGCTCACAGCACCAAGGCCCGACGGCGACGAGGACGGCAGCCGGTGATCTCACCGATCCTGCGCCCGGCGCTCTGGTCCGCCCTTCTGGGGGCGGTCGCGGCCGCGGCGCTCGCCACACCCGCCTGGGCCGACCCGCTGCCCGACGTCGTACCCGACACCGGCTCCCGGCCCCAGGTCACCGGCCCCCTGCAACTGCCCGGCTCGTCCGGCACCGTCCGCGGCGTACCCGGCACCGTTCCCGGCGTACCGGGCGCCGTTCCCGGCCTCCCCGGCACCGTCCCGGGCCTGCCCGGCGTCACCACCCCGGGCGGCACTGCGGGCCTGCCGGGCACCACCGGCGTGACCAACCCGGCCGACGGCCCGCTGATCGCCCAGATCAACCAGCTCGACGCCCGGGTCACCCTCCTCGGCGAGGAACTGCTCCGGATCAAGGCCGAGCGGGACGCCGCACAGACCGAGCTGACCCAGTCCGCCGCCCGGCTCAAGGAGGCCCAGGACGCGCTCACCCGCGCCCAGGACAACGCCAAGAGCGCCGCCGCCGACGCCGTGAAGGCCGACGCGGCGCTGCCGCCCGGTGAGTTCGGCGCCAGCCTGCGCGACTTCGCCAACCTCCAGCGCATCACCCGCGGCGACAAGGCCGAGGGCGCCACCACGTCGGTGACCGGCGAACTCCTCCGGGCCACCAGCGCCGAGGAGGCCGCCCGGAAGGCACACGAGTCGGCCCAGCGCCGGGCCACCGAGCAGACCACCGCGTTCACCCGCGCCGAGGCCGACCTGCGCAAGCAGGAAACCGCGCTCGTCGCGCTGCGCAAGGAGAACGCGGCCAAGCTCCTGGAGATCGAGCGCCTGGCGGACGCCGCCGAGCAGCGGCTCGGCACCTCGTACGTGGTCGATCAGAGCATCGACGGCCTGGTGGCGGACCCGCGGGCGCTCGCCGCCGTGCGCTACGCCCTCGCCCAGCTCGGTGACCCCTACCTGTGGGCCGCCGAGGGCCCGGACCGGTTCGACTGCTCCGGCCTGATGCTCGCCTCCTACCAGGCGGCCGGCTACCGGGGCCTGCCCCGCGTCGCCAAGGACCAGTACTTCGCGACCCGTTCCCGCACCGTCTCGCCGAACGCCCTGCTCCCCGGCGACCTGCTGTTCTTCGCCTCCAGCAGCAGCTGGACCAGCGTCCACCACGTCGCCATGTACATCGGCAACGGCAAGATGGTGGAGGCGCCGCGGACCGGCGACGTCGTCAAGATCTCGGTGGTCCGCTGGTCCCGGCTCTACGCCGCGACCCGGGTGATCGGCGCCGTACCCGCCCCGGCCACCCCGGTCCCGCCGCCGACCGTGCCGGCCACGCCGAAGCCGTCGACCACGCCCGAGCCGACGCCCACCACGCCCAAGCCGTCGACCACGCCCAAGCCGACGCCGACCACGCCGAAGCCCACCACGCCGACGCCGAAGCCGACGACGTCCAGCCCGGCGCCGAGTACGCCGCCGCCGAGCCCGACCGACTCGCCCGACCCGACGCCGAGCCAGAGCGCGAGCGCCGAGCCGGAGACCAGCAGCGCCGCGCCGAGCAGCAGCAGCGCCGCGCCGTCGAGCAGCACGTCCGGCAGCGGCTCCGCCAGCCCGAGCAGCAGCACCGACTGA
- the mqnE gene encoding aminofutalosine synthase MqnE, whose translation MDAGLKRELEAKVYAGERLTREDGIALYASDDLTWLGRLAHHRRTELNGDRVMFNVNRHLNLTNVCSASCAYCSFQRKPGEKDAYTMRIDEAVRKAKEMEDEQLTELHIVNGLHPTLPWRYYPKVLRELKAALPKVNLKAFTATEVQWFEKISGLTADAILDELMDAGLESLTGGGAEIFDWEVRQHIVDHNCHWEDWSRIHRLAHSKGMKTPSTMLYGHIEEPRHRVDHVLRLRELQDETGGFQVFIPLRYQHDFVDSADGKIRNRIQARTTMASPAESLKTFAVSRLLFDNVPHVKCFWVMHGLSVAQLSLNFGVDDLDGSVVEYKITHDADSYGTPNTMHRDDLLHMIWDAGFRPVERNTRYEIVREYDGPPSLAERRSEPQQVWA comes from the coding sequence ATGGACGCCGGACTCAAGCGCGAACTCGAGGCGAAGGTGTACGCGGGGGAGCGGCTGACCCGCGAGGACGGCATCGCCCTCTACGCCAGCGACGACCTGACCTGGCTGGGCCGGCTGGCCCACCACAGGCGTACCGAGCTCAACGGCGACCGGGTGATGTTCAACGTCAACCGGCACCTGAACCTGACGAACGTCTGCTCCGCGTCGTGCGCGTACTGCTCGTTCCAGCGCAAGCCGGGCGAGAAGGACGCCTACACGATGCGCATCGACGAGGCCGTCCGCAAGGCCAAGGAGATGGAGGACGAGCAGCTCACCGAGCTGCACATCGTCAACGGCCTGCACCCGACGCTGCCCTGGCGCTACTACCCGAAGGTGCTGCGGGAGCTGAAGGCCGCGCTGCCGAAGGTCAACCTCAAGGCGTTCACCGCCACCGAGGTGCAGTGGTTCGAGAAGATCAGCGGGCTCACCGCCGACGCGATCCTCGACGAGCTGATGGACGCCGGCCTGGAGTCGCTCACCGGCGGTGGAGCGGAGATCTTCGACTGGGAGGTCCGGCAGCACATCGTCGACCACAACTGCCACTGGGAGGACTGGTCGCGCATCCACCGGCTGGCCCACTCGAAGGGCATGAAGACGCCGTCGACCATGCTCTACGGCCACATCGAGGAGCCCCGGCACCGGGTCGACCACGTGCTGCGGCTGCGTGAGCTGCAGGACGAGACCGGCGGTTTCCAGGTCTTCATCCCGCTGCGCTACCAGCACGACTTCGTCGACTCGGCGGACGGCAAGATCCGTAACCGGATCCAGGCCCGGACCACGATGGCCTCGCCGGCCGAGTCGCTCAAGACGTTCGCGGTCTCCCGGCTGCTGTTCGACAACGTGCCGCACGTCAAGTGCTTCTGGGTCATGCACGGGCTGTCGGTCGCGCAGCTCTCGCTGAACTTCGGCGTCGACGACCTGGACGGCTCGGTGGTCGAATACAAGATCACCCACGACGCCGACTCGTACGGCACGCCGAACACCATGCACCGCGACGACCTGCTGCACATGATCTGGGACGCCGGCTTCCGTCCGGTCGAGCGGAACACCCGCTACGAGATCGTCCGCGAGTACGACGGGCCGCCGTCGCTGGCGGAGCGCCGGTCCGAGCCGCAGCAGGTCTGGGCCTGA
- a CDS encoding DUF4229 domain-containing protein encodes MSAAVKYTLGRVGLFVAVLAALWFVEMNMFLRLMVALISSAALSFFLLRNWRDEMAGEMAEASERRRAEKDRLRSALAGDDEPGAEPDAERRDG; translated from the coding sequence ATGAGCGCGGCGGTCAAGTACACGCTGGGCCGGGTCGGGCTGTTCGTCGCCGTGCTGGCAGCCCTCTGGTTCGTCGAGATGAACATGTTCCTGCGGCTGATGGTGGCGCTGATCTCCTCCGCCGCGCTGTCGTTCTTCCTGCTGCGCAACTGGCGGGACGAGATGGCCGGCGAGATGGCGGAGGCGTCGGAGCGGCGGCGCGCGGAGAAGGACCGGCTGCGCTCGGCGCTCGCCGGTGACGACGAGCCGGGCGCCGAGCCGGACGCCGAGCGCCGCGACGGCTGA
- a CDS encoding C39 family peptidase, which translates to MFGRPMRAAALAGLTALTLLATSAPVQAQAPRPGVTHDEQITFQEFSRFPDWRSGSHQGTRAVPGRHPALTIGRPAGTTEFTDEHTGTTRTWEYATWTSPERRIGFDATEMVASWNAATPAGTWIQVELHGTYNTGAQTPWYVMGRWASGDQDIKRSTLDGQGDPWSSIWTDTFSVDDADAGVLLRSYQLRLTLYRAPGQAAAPQVQMVGAMASNVPDRFTVTPSRGGIAWGTELAVPRYSQNIHIGEYPEYDGGGEAWCSPTSTEMVVEYWGRKPSAEDTSWVDPSYPDPTVDHAARMTYDYEYEGAGNWPFNTAYASSFPGLEARVTRLHSLDEAERFIKAGIPVVTSQSFLASELDGANYGTSGHLFVIVGFTADGDVIVNDPASSSNDAVRNVYKREQFEQIWLRTKRYRANGTVASGSGGIAYLIKPADRPWPVVPGSTNW; encoded by the coding sequence ATGTTCGGACGACCCATGCGCGCGGCCGCCCTCGCCGGCCTCACCGCGCTCACCCTCCTCGCCACCAGCGCACCGGTCCAGGCACAAGCCCCGCGACCGGGCGTCACGCACGACGAACAGATCACCTTTCAGGAGTTCTCCCGCTTCCCCGACTGGCGTAGCGGCTCCCACCAGGGCACCCGCGCCGTACCGGGCCGCCACCCGGCGCTGACCATCGGCCGCCCGGCGGGCACCACCGAGTTCACCGACGAGCACACCGGCACGACCCGCACCTGGGAGTACGCCACCTGGACCTCGCCCGAGCGGCGGATCGGCTTCGACGCCACCGAGATGGTCGCGTCGTGGAACGCCGCCACCCCGGCCGGCACCTGGATCCAGGTCGAGCTGCACGGCACGTACAACACCGGGGCACAGACCCCGTGGTACGTCATGGGCCGCTGGGCCTCCGGCGACCAGGACATCAAGCGCTCCACGCTGGACGGCCAGGGCGACCCGTGGTCGAGCATCTGGACCGACACGTTCTCGGTCGACGACGCCGACGCGGGGGTGCTGCTGCGCTCGTACCAGTTGCGGCTGACGCTCTACCGCGCGCCCGGCCAGGCCGCCGCGCCGCAGGTCCAGATGGTCGGCGCGATGGCGTCGAACGTCCCGGACCGGTTCACCGTCACCCCGAGCCGGGGCGGCATCGCCTGGGGCACCGAGCTGGCCGTGCCGCGTTACTCGCAGAACATCCACATCGGCGAGTACCCCGAGTACGACGGCGGCGGCGAGGCGTGGTGCTCGCCCACCTCGACGGAGATGGTGGTCGAGTACTGGGGCCGCAAGCCCTCGGCCGAGGACACCTCGTGGGTCGACCCCTCCTACCCCGACCCGACTGTCGACCACGCCGCCCGGATGACCTACGACTACGAGTACGAGGGCGCCGGCAACTGGCCGTTCAACACCGCGTACGCGTCGAGCTTCCCCGGCCTGGAGGCGCGGGTCACCCGGCTGCACTCGCTCGACGAGGCGGAACGGTTCATCAAGGCGGGCATCCCGGTGGTGACCTCGCAGTCGTTCCTCGCCAGCGAGCTGGACGGGGCCAACTACGGCACCTCCGGGCACCTGTTCGTGATCGTCGGCTTCACCGCCGACGGCGACGTGATCGTCAACGACCCGGCGTCCTCGTCGAACGACGCGGTCCGCAACGTCTACAAGCGGGAGCAGTTCGAGCAGATCTGGCTGCGCACCAAGCGCTACCGGGCCAACGGCACAGTGGCCTCCGGCTCCGGCGGCATCGCGTACCTGATCAAGCCGGCCGACCGGCCGTGGCCGGTCGTCCCGGGCTCGACCAACTGGTGA
- a CDS encoding ABC transporter substrate-binding protein, whose amino-acid sequence MSRRTPRLFATALAAGVLLLGGCAEKTSTDTPAAGGSGGAFPATVGKLTLEKRPEKIVSLSPTSTEMLFAIGAGKQVTAVDDQSNYPAEAPRTDLSGYQPNAEAVASRNPDLVVISDNLNKIADQLVALKIPVLQIPAAATLDDTYRQLTDLGTLTGHRSEADAVVQKMKDDITALTKDLPKRTDKPTYYHELGPELYSATSKTFIGTIYALAGLENIADASDADGKNGGYPQLSQEVIVKANPDFVFLSDTKCCKQSADTVKARSGWSGITAVKNNQIVELDDDIASRWGPRVVELLKVIVDATAKVPA is encoded by the coding sequence ATGTCCAGACGTACCCCCCGGCTCTTCGCCACCGCCCTCGCGGCCGGCGTGCTGCTCCTCGGCGGCTGCGCCGAGAAGACCTCGACCGACACCCCCGCCGCCGGCGGCTCCGGCGGCGCGTTCCCGGCCACAGTCGGCAAGCTGACGCTGGAGAAGCGGCCCGAGAAGATCGTCTCGCTCTCGCCGACCTCCACCGAGATGCTGTTCGCCATCGGCGCCGGCAAGCAGGTCACCGCCGTCGACGACCAGTCGAACTACCCGGCCGAGGCGCCCCGCACCGACCTGTCCGGCTACCAGCCGAACGCCGAGGCGGTCGCCTCCCGCAACCCCGACCTCGTGGTGATCTCGGACAACCTCAACAAGATCGCCGACCAGCTCGTCGCGCTGAAGATCCCGGTCCTGCAGATCCCCGCCGCGGCCACGCTCGACGACACGTACCGGCAGCTCACCGACCTGGGCACGCTCACCGGCCACCGGTCCGAGGCGGACGCCGTGGTGCAGAAGATGAAGGACGACATCACCGCGCTGACCAAGGACCTGCCGAAGCGTACGGATAAGCCGACCTACTACCACGAGCTGGGCCCGGAGCTGTACAGCGCGACCAGCAAGACCTTCATCGGCACCATCTACGCGCTCGCCGGCCTGGAGAACATCGCCGACGCGTCCGACGCCGACGGGAAGAACGGCGGCTACCCGCAGCTCTCCCAGGAGGTCATCGTCAAGGCGAACCCCGACTTCGTCTTCCTCTCCGACACCAAGTGCTGCAAGCAGAGCGCCGACACGGTGAAGGCGCGCAGCGGTTGGTCCGGCATCACCGCCGTGAAGAACAACCAGATCGTGGAGCTGGACGACGACATCGCCTCGCGCTGGGGCCCGCGCGTGGTCGAACTGCTCAAGGTGATCGTCGACGCCACCGCCAAGGTCCCGGCCTGA
- a CDS encoding FecCD family ABC transporter permease: MSRPGRRGARGAAGAPIRPAGLRKRWLFAGVVAVLVALVAGVSLGPVSLPPGSVAAELLNLLPGVHLDSGLTEREVAIITELRLPRVVLGLLVGALLALAGGCYQGVFRNPLADPYLLGVAAGAGFAVTAAIVLGAGAGGALTGLPITIPLAAFVGSLGAVVLTYLLGAAGGRDRSPATLILAGVAVSAFFAAGQTYLLQQHSDNIQQVYSWLLGRLATAGWHDVWLVLPYFVLTSVVVLLHRRELDVLSVGDDEAAGLGLHPQRSRYLLIAAASLGTAAAVSASGLIGFVGIIVPHTMRLLAGSSHRVILPLSMLFGGAFLALTDVVARTAAAPAEIPIGVVTALLGGPFFVLVLRTARRVAM, encoded by the coding sequence CTGTCCCGGCCGGGGCGGCGTGGGGCGCGCGGCGCGGCCGGTGCCCCGATCCGGCCCGCCGGGCTGCGCAAGCGCTGGCTGTTCGCCGGTGTCGTGGCGGTGCTCGTCGCGCTGGTCGCGGGCGTCTCGCTCGGCCCGGTCAGCCTGCCGCCCGGCAGCGTCGCGGCCGAACTGCTCAACCTGCTGCCCGGGGTGCACCTGGACAGCGGGCTCACCGAGCGGGAAGTCGCGATCATCACCGAGCTGCGGCTGCCCCGGGTCGTGCTCGGCCTGCTCGTCGGCGCGCTCCTCGCCCTGGCCGGCGGCTGCTACCAGGGCGTCTTCCGCAACCCGCTGGCCGACCCGTACCTGCTCGGCGTGGCGGCCGGAGCCGGATTCGCGGTCACCGCGGCGATCGTGCTCGGCGCCGGTGCGGGCGGGGCGCTGACCGGGCTGCCGATCACCATTCCGCTGGCCGCGTTCGTCGGGTCGCTCGGCGCGGTCGTGCTGACGTACCTGCTCGGCGCCGCCGGTGGCCGGGACCGGTCCCCGGCCACGCTGATCCTGGCCGGGGTGGCGGTGTCGGCGTTCTTCGCCGCCGGGCAGACGTACCTGCTGCAACAGCACTCCGACAACATCCAGCAGGTCTACTCCTGGCTGCTCGGGCGGCTGGCCACCGCCGGCTGGCACGACGTGTGGCTGGTCCTGCCGTACTTCGTGCTCACCTCCGTGGTGGTGCTGCTGCACCGGCGTGAACTGGACGTGCTCTCCGTCGGCGACGACGAGGCCGCCGGTCTCGGCCTGCACCCGCAGCGCTCCCGCTACCTGCTGATCGCCGCCGCGTCGCTCGGCACCGCCGCCGCCGTGTCCGCGTCCGGGCTGATCGGCTTCGTCGGCATCATCGTGCCGCACACCATGCGGCTGCTCGCCGGTTCCAGCCACCGGGTGATCCTGCCGCTGTCGATGCTGTTCGGCGGCGCGTTCCTCGCCCTGACCGACGTGGTCGCCCGGACCGCCGCCGCGCCCGCCGAGATCCCGATCGGCGTGGTCACCGCGCTGCTCGGCGGCCCGTTCTTCGTACTGGTCCTGCGGACCGCCCGCCGGGTGGCGATGTGA
- a CDS encoding ABC transporter ATP-binding protein, with amino-acid sequence MNAPAVRVHDLRVALGGTPVLAGVDLTVTAGEWVTVIGPNGAGKSTLLRAVGGLLTGPGEVALFGTPIGALRRRDRARIVATVAQSPVVPIGMSVFDYALLGRTPYIPPLGRESAADLAAVHEVLDRLDLGPFAHRELATLSGGERQRVFLARALAQGATLLLLDEPTSALDIGHQQEVLELVDQLRRAHGLTVLATMHDLSIAGEYADRLVLLADGRVAAAGPPEEVLTEELLARHYRAHIRVIPGDHGPLVVPVRPT; translated from the coding sequence GTGAACGCCCCCGCGGTGCGCGTCCACGACCTGCGCGTCGCCCTCGGCGGCACGCCGGTCCTGGCCGGCGTCGACCTCACAGTCACGGCGGGCGAGTGGGTCACAGTGATCGGACCCAACGGCGCCGGCAAATCGACGCTGTTGCGCGCCGTCGGCGGCCTGCTCACCGGCCCGGGCGAGGTGGCCCTCTTCGGTACGCCGATCGGCGCGCTGCGTCGCCGCGACCGCGCCCGGATCGTGGCCACGGTGGCGCAGTCCCCGGTCGTGCCGATCGGCATGTCGGTGTTCGACTACGCGCTGCTCGGGCGCACCCCGTACATCCCGCCGCTGGGCCGCGAGTCCGCCGCCGACCTGGCCGCCGTGCACGAGGTGCTGGACCGGCTCGACCTGGGCCCGTTCGCCCACCGCGAGCTGGCCACCCTCTCCGGCGGCGAGCGGCAGCGCGTCTTCCTGGCCCGGGCGCTGGCCCAGGGCGCCACCCTGCTGCTGCTCGACGAGCCGACCAGCGCGCTGGACATCGGGCACCAGCAGGAGGTGCTGGAACTCGTCGACCAGCTCCGCCGCGCACACGGGCTCACAGTGCTCGCCACCATGCACGACCTCTCCATCGCCGGCGAGTACGCCGACCGCCTGGTGCTGCTCGCCGACGGCCGGGTGGCTGCCGCCGGGCCGCCCGAGGAGGTGCTCACCGAGGAGTTGCTGGCCCGCCACTACCGTGCCCACATCCGCGTCATCCCCGGCGACCACGGCCCCTTGGTGGTCCCCGTCCGCCCCACCTGA